The sequence AAGCCCCGATGACATCCCCTCCATCTTGGTCGCTAATAGAGTTGTGCATCTCTTTGCATTAAGCTTGGATATTAACCGGGGAATAATCCTCTGGATCCTCCTCCTGCTCCCCAAACATATCCATCAATGTCGAGAAGGAATCATTTTCCGCATTTGATTGATAGGCAGCATGGGATTGCAAAGATGCTGCCCCGCTTCGAAGACCTCCCGTCTTCTCCTGAATTTCTCTCATCATGGATTCCATTTCACCCCTATCCATCAGCCCGTCATTATTGGCATCATAGGTCTTTGCTACCTCCGCCACGTTCATTGTCTGGCCTGTCATCCCAGACATTTTGTCGGCCATTGTCTGGAGTTCAGCCTGATCAATAGCGCCGTTTTTGTCGGCGTCAAGCTTGTTAAATCGTCCTTCAGCTCCTTTCCCTTGCCCTTGCCGTGCGCCCTGCGCCTGCTGCATATTAGCAAAAGAATAACTATACGATCCACTTATTCCGTTCATCGTAATGACTCCTTTTTTGGTTATGGAGATGATGAAAGAGAGGATGTCCGTTTCCAATCTCCTGTAAAAGCATTCCTCTATCAACTGTACATGGAGATAGTTTTATCTCCACTGATATTCAAATCGGGCTGGAATCTAATTTTCTATAGCTTCTTTACAATAACTTTACAAACCGAAGGTGATAAAGAATATTAGAGTACGAATGCCTTTTAGAAATGTCCATACTGTTGCCCTGTAGAAGGTCAGAGCATAACCACAAAGAAAAGGTGCTGAATAGAAGAATTTGTCGAATTCAAAAGCGGAAAAGGCTGTTCTCAACAACTTCGCACTGGCAACGTGTTCCCCGGTAAAGGCATCAAAACCTACCTGGCCATCGATTCAACATCAGCCTGTACCAAGGAGTCCATCCCAGATCTGGGGATTTTCAGACACTCAAAACCAGAATTCCGGATAACGTCGATTTCTCGGTATATTATTGACCAGCAGGGCGATGATAAGCATTGTTACTGCCCCTAACGCCACCGGTACAATGACATACAGATATCCCAGGGCATGAACGTTATCACTTCCGATAACAGCAATCAGGGCAGTGGCCCCGCCTGGCGGATGAAGGGTACAGGTAGCGTGCATAACAGCAATGGCGGTGGCCACCGCAAGGGCTGCAGCCAGCCACATCTGGCCATGAAATGTTTGATAACAAAAGACCCCTATGATGGCCGATAAAATGTGACCGCCGACCAGATTACGTGGCTGAGCCAGGGGACTTCTTATAGCCCCGTAAATGAGAACGGCGGACGCACCAAAAGAACCGATAATCATCACCAGGTCACTTTCAGCCAAAAAATTATAATGAAGGAGGGCAACTGCCGCTATCCCCAGAAAAGCCCCCAACCAGGACCAGGCTATTTCCGACAATCCTGGTCGAGGTGGACTTTTAGTGATCCCCTTCATTTTTTGAAAGTATGCCATTGTGTGCTTTCTCCTCTTACAAAAGTTGTGAGCGGACAATATCGCCCCTGGAAAGAATACCCACAATCTTTTCTCCTTGCTGATCGAGCACAGGGAGCCGATTGATATTATTTTTTGACATTATGACTGTGATTTCACCTAGGGGGGTATTCTCTCTGATCGTAAATGGAGGATGGCTCATAATATCAGCAGCCACCCTTTCAGGACTAGATACAGCAACACACCCTTTTCCCTGAAGACTGTTAGTGATTATAGACATAAAAGATCTGTTGTTGGTACCCAGATCCTTGAGAAAGTCTTGTTCTGACAAAACCCCCACCACTCTTTCTTCGTTATCCAAAACCGGCACCCCCGAGATGGAGGCAGCTGCCATTCGCTTTGCCGCTTCCAGCAGTGGGGTATTTGCAGCAACGCTTACTACCTCTCGGCTCATGATATCTCTGGCAAGTATAGAGTTGGTCAGCCGTTCCATGGCATGCTGATAAGAAAGTTTATACAGCTCCTTAAAGTCACTTGCAGTGATGTCAAGGTAGCCAGAAATTTCCTTCATCGCCTCATATATGTCCTCATCGGAAATGGCTAATCTTTCTGGCAGACAAGGCTGGGTGGAACTTTTTGCTGTTTCCATGGTCACTCTCTCTTTTTTGCTAGTGATCAATGTGGTTACTTCACCTCTATCGCTTCAACCGGGCAGCAATCAACCGCTTTTCCACAGTCGCAGGTCTCACTTTTGTGAATTTGTTTTCACATTAATCTGGCCAAACGATGTTGTCAATATGTTGGAAATGGTACTTTACGAACCTTCTCCATAACAACTTAGGGACTACCCATTAGTAAATCTGTTACTTCCTTGACTGATACCATCACTTAGATTTTTTCGCTAATATCAAAAAAACATGCTTGACAACATCCGAAGTACACCATACCTTTAAAGTGAGTAATCAATTACTATCTTTTCAGGAGGTTTTATGGTAACCCAGAGCAAACATCTTCCGGCAGAAGAGCGCCGTACAGTAACTGTCGAAGCCGTGATTGAGTTGGCTGCAGAACAAAATCCGAATGATATCACTACATCTGCTATTGCTGCCCGTATGGGATTGACACAGGGCGCTCTGTTTCGACACTTTCCCAGTAAGGCAGCCATTCTCCAGGCAGTGATGGAATGGGTGGCCGAGCGACTGCTGACAAGGTTGGATAAGGCCATACAGGAGGCCCCATCGCCACTCGCCTCTCTTGAAGCCATGTTCATGGCCCATGTGCTGTTTGTAGCTGAACATCCTGGCGTTCCCCGCATTCTGTTTGGCGAGTTGCAGCATTCTGAAAAAACCGCTTCCAAGATGATGGTACAGGCACTCATCAAGCATTATGGCGAACGCCTTCACCGGTTGCTCAAAGAGGGAAAAATACTAAAAGAACTGGACGCTGATCTCGACATAGAGGCGGCTGCCACTCTCTTTATCGGCACCATTCAGGGGCTCATAATGCAATCACTCCTGGCAGGTGATGTGGATCATATTCGTCGTGATGCACCGAGGGTTTTCAATATCTATCGTCGTGGCATAAGGAGCATGCAATGAAAAAATTCCCCATACAAGGACGTACCCTGGCACTGGTGGTGGTAATTTTGCCACTCCTGGCTCTCTTTATCTATGTCGCTTTGCGTTCAGGGCCGCTGGCCCCTGTACCAGTGACCGTGACCACGGTAAAGAAACAGAGCATTACACCTGCACTCTTTGGCATCGGTAATGTCGAGGCTCAATACACCTACAAGATCGGTCCGACCTTTGTGGGGCGCCTGAAACACCTCGATGTTCAAGTTGGAGATCTTGTTAAGGCCGGGCAGGTACTTGGCGTAATGGACCCCGTTGATCTTGACGACAGAATCCACGCTCAAGATTTCGCAGTGAAGCGCGCCAATGCCCAGTTGAGTGAAGCCAAGGCCAGGCAGACTTATGCGCTAACGCAGGCTCAACGGTATGAACAATTACTGGCCGCGCGATCAACCAGTGAGGAAAGCGTTGCTACTAAAAATCATGAACTTGATGTGGCTGCGGCAGCTTTAAAGGCAGCCTCTGAGGAACTCGATCGTGTCCAGTCTGAACGCGATGCCCTGATAGCCCAACGCAACAATCTGAAACTTGTCGCCCCGACTGATGCACTGGTCGCCCTGCGCAATGTTGACCCAGGTACGACAATCGTGGCTGGCCAGGCAGTGGTAGAGCTGGTCGATCCCCTAAAAATGTGGGTTAATGTGCGCTTTGATCAAATTCACTCAGGTGGAGTAGCAGCCAATCTGCCAGCCCAGATCGTACTCCGCTCTCAGTCGGAAAAAGTTCTAGGGGGTCGAGTGATACGGGTTGAACCATTGGCCGATGCCGTGACTGAGGAAACCCTGGCTAAGGTGGTGTTCAATCAGCGTCCTGAGCCACTGCCGCCAATAGGTGAACTGGCCGAAATAACAGTGTTTTTACTGCCACTCCCAGCTGCACCAATTATTCCCAACGCAGCCATCCAGCGAATCGATGGCCGATTGGGGGTATGGCAGGTAAAAAATGGTGATCTGCACTTCACACCGGTCTCACTCGGTGTTGCTGATCTGGAGGGTCATGTGCAGGTTCGCGAGGGACTCAATAATGGAGACCAAATCGTGGTTTATAGTGCAAAGTCCTTGACAGCAGGCACCCGCATTGATGTTGTTGATCACATCCCTGGTGTAAAGCCATGATCAGCCTTGCGGGACGCGACATCATGCATGCCTGGGGCAAATTCGTTTTTACCGGTGTCGGCCTTGGGCTGCTTATCGGCGTGACACTGTCCATGGCTGGGATTTATCGAGGCATGGTGGATGATGCCAAGGTGCTTCTTGACAACAGTGGCGCTGATCTCTGGGTTGTTCAACAAGACACCCTCGGTCCCTATGCTGAACCGTCAAGCATCTACGATGACGCCTGGCGCTCCATTCGTGGCATGCCTGGCGTTGTAAGGACTGCCAATGTTACCTATCTTACCATGCAGGTTAAGCAAGGCGAACGAGATGTACGAACCATGGTTACCGGCATCACTCCCGGAGAGCCCGGTACCCCCGGATGGCCCCCATATCTCGTCGCCGGTCGCCAGATCACCCGTGGCCATTACGAGGCCGTGGCGGATATCGCCTCCGGATTTAAGCTTGGCGATAAGCTCCAGATCCGCCGCAACTACTACACTGTGGTTGGCTTGACCAGGAGAATGGTCTCTTCTAATGGTGATCCAATGGTATTCATCCCACTCAAGGATGCTCAGGAGGCCCAATTTCTCAAGGACAATGACGCCATCCACCAGCAACGGCGTCGCACCACTGCCAACCCGGCATTCAATCAACCGAACGTTCCAGGTTTACTCGATGCGATCATCGCCACCCAAAGCATCAATCCTTACGTTAATGCAGTACTGGTGCAGCTTGAAACGGGCCACAACCCTGATATTGTGGCAGAATCGATCCGCCGTTGGAAACGCTTGACAGTCTACACGCGCAGCCAGATGGAGGAAATACTCGTTGGTAAACTCATTGCCACTGCGGCAAAACAGATATTCATGTTTCTGGTTATTCTTTCGGTTGTCAGCTCAGCTATTGTTGCTTTCATTATCTACACTCTGACCCTTGGCAAGATACGCGAAATTGCCGTGCTGAAATTAATCGGCACTAAAAACCGGACCATTGTCGCTTTGATTATGCAACAGTCTGTTGCTCTAGGCATGATTGGTTTTGTCGTAGGAAAAATCACAGCCACTTTACTGATGGCACCGTTTTTTCCTAAATATGTCCTTTTGGAGCCCCTCGACTCGGTCGTCGGTTTTGCCGCCGTAGTGCTGATATGCATTCTGTCGAGCGTTATCGCCATTCGTGCTGCTCTCAAGGTCGATCCGGCTGAGGCCATTGGGGGTTGATATGGGTTATAAAGGTATTCAAA comes from Desulfocapsa sulfexigens DSM 10523 and encodes:
- a CDS encoding EF-hand domain-containing protein; the encoded protein is MNGISGSYSYSFANMQQAQGARQGQGKGAEGRFNKLDADKNGAIDQAELQTMADKMSGMTGQTMNVAEVAKTYDANNDGLMDRGEMESMMREIQEKTGGLRSGAASLQSHAAYQSNAENDSFSTLMDMFGEQEEDPEDYSPVNIQA
- a CDS encoding HPP family protein → MAYFQKMKGITKSPPRPGLSEIAWSWLGAFLGIAAVALLHYNFLAESDLVMIIGSFGASAVLIYGAIRSPLAQPRNLVGGHILSAIIGVFCYQTFHGQMWLAAALAVATAIAVMHATCTLHPPGGATALIAVIGSDNVHALGYLYVIVPVALGAVTMLIIALLVNNIPRNRRYPEFWF
- a CDS encoding CBS domain-containing protein, which gives rise to METAKSSTQPCLPERLAISDEDIYEAMKEISGYLDITASDFKELYKLSYQHAMERLTNSILARDIMSREVVSVAANTPLLEAAKRMAAASISGVPVLDNEERVVGVLSEQDFLKDLGTNNRSFMSIITNSLQGKGCVAVSSPERVAADIMSHPPFTIRENTPLGEITVIMSKNNINRLPVLDQQGEKIVGILSRGDIVRSQLL
- a CDS encoding TetR/AcrR family transcriptional regulator — translated: MVTQSKHLPAEERRTVTVEAVIELAAEQNPNDITTSAIAARMGLTQGALFRHFPSKAAILQAVMEWVAERLLTRLDKAIQEAPSPLASLEAMFMAHVLFVAEHPGVPRILFGELQHSEKTASKMMVQALIKHYGERLHRLLKEGKILKELDADLDIEAAATLFIGTIQGLIMQSLLAGDVDHIRRDAPRVFNIYRRGIRSMQ
- a CDS encoding efflux RND transporter periplasmic adaptor subunit encodes the protein MKKFPIQGRTLALVVVILPLLALFIYVALRSGPLAPVPVTVTTVKKQSITPALFGIGNVEAQYTYKIGPTFVGRLKHLDVQVGDLVKAGQVLGVMDPVDLDDRIHAQDFAVKRANAQLSEAKARQTYALTQAQRYEQLLAARSTSEESVATKNHELDVAAAALKAASEELDRVQSERDALIAQRNNLKLVAPTDALVALRNVDPGTTIVAGQAVVELVDPLKMWVNVRFDQIHSGGVAANLPAQIVLRSQSEKVLGGRVIRVEPLADAVTEETLAKVVFNQRPEPLPPIGELAEITVFLLPLPAAPIIPNAAIQRIDGRLGVWQVKNGDLHFTPVSLGVADLEGHVQVREGLNNGDQIVVYSAKSLTAGTRIDVVDHIPGVKP
- a CDS encoding ABC transporter permease; this encodes MISLAGRDIMHAWGKFVFTGVGLGLLIGVTLSMAGIYRGMVDDAKVLLDNSGADLWVVQQDTLGPYAEPSSIYDDAWRSIRGMPGVVRTANVTYLTMQVKQGERDVRTMVTGITPGEPGTPGWPPYLVAGRQITRGHYEAVADIASGFKLGDKLQIRRNYYTVVGLTRRMVSSNGDPMVFIPLKDAQEAQFLKDNDAIHQQRRRTTANPAFNQPNVPGLLDAIIATQSINPYVNAVLVQLETGHNPDIVAESIRRWKRLTVYTRSQMEEILVGKLIATAAKQIFMFLVILSVVSSAIVAFIIYTLTLGKIREIAVLKLIGTKNRTIVALIMQQSVALGMIGFVVGKITATLLMAPFFPKYVLLEPLDSVVGFAAVVLICILSSVIAIRAALKVDPAEAIGG